The following are encoded in a window of Thalassotalea insulae genomic DNA:
- a CDS encoding serine/threonine protein kinase, protein MTKQTKKHLASKKKLQHFYIAEEQSIYLLSHKDATKLKQWVELCKQQLTLLGYQNIVLIGKGAFGFVFAGDDEHGQDHVFKFSRINLPQHVQDRLADEAEIQAQLNHSRIPKIFEYYKIKRQSIVHMQRAPGIDLERYSHLHGPLPPELVMNITLQLADILRYLRNVTLHAKGKPYVHGDIKPSNVIYHEPSGKVYLVDWGSAVTAQLDIYGQTTANNIMDLMSSDLQNSNARLGDVYFIGPEQISGEMSSPRFDEQGLAATIYALASGQSCRYGHQVITPNSLGLPKTLAKIITAMLSDSKITREQAGDYLFAHLGLLKNTVLAAQPTLPKIEPLIPVWCKPSDQEVDTVVYGSRKSFLREESDQDDLSDIDDAQLEKYYKNYLMGMGDTEKAFIAAVSRLGNFPVVGGLAIRWEKDGVYIDSNLTLFDSALKTSFQSAVNNMIRLAQGIFRVGVFKSCLFNARNTLHIERENSKQPFAASAEQFIPFEVSDVPDVEDVTRLHSYFEDGKDPDEYLYLPDEIMAVLAQLNLIHHTGCIIFEVLPTHLKIHSYLMLLNHDKEREFSQCLEQLLQLLPTITGQGISGFMKLPYKDTRFFEHISCLPEKYYPANPKRGRSELTE, encoded by the coding sequence ATGACCAAGCAAACAAAAAAACACTTAGCGAGTAAGAAAAAATTACAGCACTTTTATATTGCAGAAGAACAGTCGATTTATCTGCTCAGTCATAAAGATGCCACTAAATTAAAACAGTGGGTTGAACTATGTAAACAGCAACTGACTTTGCTAGGCTATCAAAATATTGTCTTGATCGGTAAAGGAGCGTTTGGTTTTGTCTTTGCTGGTGATGATGAGCACGGACAAGATCATGTCTTTAAGTTTTCCCGTATTAACTTACCCCAACATGTTCAGGATCGCTTAGCGGATGAAGCGGAAATTCAGGCGCAGCTTAACCATAGTCGTATCCCTAAAATTTTTGAATATTATAAGATCAAACGTCAATCGATAGTGCATATGCAGCGGGCACCAGGGATAGATTTAGAGCGTTATTCTCACTTACATGGTCCTTTGCCACCTGAGCTGGTGATGAACATTACCTTGCAGCTGGCAGATATTTTACGTTATTTACGTAATGTGACGTTGCATGCTAAGGGCAAGCCTTATGTCCATGGTGATATTAAACCGTCGAATGTGATTTACCATGAGCCAAGCGGCAAGGTCTATTTGGTAGATTGGGGCTCAGCGGTCACGGCGCAGTTAGATATTTATGGCCAAACTACGGCGAATAATATTATGGATTTGATGAGTAGCGATCTGCAAAATTCTAATGCCAGGTTAGGCGATGTCTACTTTATTGGGCCGGAACAAATTAGCGGGGAGATGTCATCTCCCCGATTTGACGAGCAGGGGCTGGCAGCTACTATTTATGCGCTGGCTTCCGGCCAGTCTTGTCGTTATGGCCATCAGGTGATCACCCCTAACTCATTAGGCTTGCCGAAAACCTTAGCAAAAATTATTACCGCGATGCTAAGTGACAGCAAAATAACGCGTGAACAAGCGGGTGATTATTTATTTGCTCACCTTGGTTTATTAAAAAATACTGTGCTTGCGGCTCAGCCGACCTTACCTAAAATAGAACCTTTGATCCCGGTTTGGTGTAAACCCAGTGATCAGGAAGTCGATACTGTGGTTTATGGTTCACGTAAATCGTTTTTGCGAGAAGAAAGCGATCAAGATGACTTATCGGATATCGATGATGCACAACTAGAAAAGTATTATAAAAACTATCTGATGGGAATGGGGGATACTGAAAAAGCCTTTATTGCTGCCGTCAGCCGCTTAGGTAATTTCCCTGTGGTTGGTGGGTTAGCGATCCGCTGGGAAAAAGACGGGGTCTATATTGACTCGAATTTAACCTTATTTGACAGTGCGTTAAAAACCTCATTTCAGAGTGCCGTGAATAATATGATCCGCTTGGCGCAAGGAATTTTTCGTGTCGGTGTTTTTAAAAGTTGTCTGTTTAATGCCCGAAATACCTTACATATTGAGCGGGAAAATAGTAAACAGCCGTTTGCTGCTAGTGCTGAACAGTTTATTCCGTTTGAAGTCAGTGATGTGCCAGATGTTGAAGATGTTACTCGGCTGCATTCTTATTTTGAAGATGGTAAAGATCCCGATGAGTATTTGTATTTGCCGGATGAAATAATGGCGGTGCTGGCGCAATTAAACCTTATTCATCATACCGGCTGTATTATTTTTGAAGTATTGCCAACCCATTTGAAAATTCATAGCTATTTAATGTTGCTTAATCACGATAAAGAGCGAGAATTTAGTCAGTGTCTGGAACAGTTATTACAGTTGCTGCCAACCATTACTGGACAGGGAATTTCTGGTTTTATGAAGCTGCCTTATAAAGATACCCGCTTTTTTGAGCATATTAGCTGTTTGCCTGAAAAATACTATCCGGCAAACCCAAAGCGGGGCAGAAGCGAATTAACGGAATAA
- the cmoB gene encoding tRNA 5-methoxyuridine(34)/uridine 5-oxyacetic acid(34) synthase CmoB, which translates to MMNFNTFYQQIAQNRLAGWLNTLPAQLTQWQKDQLHGEFAQWQKTLDALPNTTPSNVDLTNGVIVGDSNDITPGEYKRIENLLRKFKPWRKGPYHIHGLHIDTEWRSDFKWDRLAPHISSLQDKYVLDIGCGSGYHLWRMRGNGAKFVVGIDPTQLFYTQFNAIQHFINDPAVNLLPLGVEDLPELEAFDSVFAMGVLYHRRSPIDFLYQLKAQLVKGGELVLETLVVDGDANTVLVPGERYAKMRNVWFLPSCEAMSGWLTRCGFSNIRVVDTDITSFEEQRKTDWIDTESLQDFLDPADPSKTIEGYPAPKRAIFIANK; encoded by the coding sequence ATAATGAATTTTAATACCTTTTATCAGCAAATCGCCCAAAACCGATTAGCCGGTTGGCTTAACACTTTACCGGCACAACTAACACAATGGCAAAAGGACCAGTTACATGGTGAATTTGCCCAATGGCAAAAAACCTTAGATGCACTTCCCAACACGACACCGTCAAACGTTGACTTAACTAACGGTGTAATTGTCGGTGACAGCAATGATATTACCCCGGGTGAATATAAACGCATAGAGAACCTGCTGAGAAAATTCAAACCTTGGCGCAAAGGCCCCTACCATATTCATGGCCTGCATATAGATACAGAATGGCGTTCCGATTTTAAATGGGATCGTTTAGCACCACATATTAGCTCACTTCAGGATAAGTATGTGCTGGACATAGGTTGCGGCAGTGGCTATCACCTATGGCGGATGCGCGGCAACGGCGCTAAATTTGTTGTCGGCATCGATCCGACCCAGCTATTTTATACTCAATTTAATGCCATTCAGCATTTTATTAATGACCCGGCGGTAAACCTATTACCCTTAGGAGTCGAAGATTTACCGGAGCTCGAAGCATTTGATAGCGTGTTTGCAATGGGAGTTTTGTACCACAGACGTTCACCAATCGATTTTCTCTATCAGTTGAAAGCACAACTGGTTAAAGGTGGTGAACTGGTACTCGAAACTTTAGTGGTTGATGGTGATGCTAATACGGTATTAGTACCAGGGGAACGTTACGCTAAAATGCGAAATGTCTGGTTTTTACCTAGCTGTGAGGCAATGTCTGGCTGGCTCACACGTTGTGGCTTTAGTAATATTCGGGTAGTGGATACTGATATCACCTCATTTGAAGAGCAGCGAAAGACTGACTGGATAGACACAGAATCGCTACAGGACTTTCTTGACCCTGCTGATCCAAGCAAAACTATTGAAGGTTATCCAGCACCGAAACGTGCCATTTTTATTGCCAACAAGTAA
- the cmoA gene encoding carboxy-S-adenosyl-L-methionine synthase CmoA, with protein sequence MPRSETDLIFSNKQSKIKDFAFDAQVVEVFPDMISRSVPGYATIIETIGRLSQQYVTNNSNVYDLGCSLGAATLAMRKAITAKHCKIIGIDNSAAMVERCKMHINAFKGETPVEIIEDNILNTEITNASMAVLNFTLQFVEPEQRQSMLNNIAQGLLPGGILVLSEKIRAEDRTCDELLVDLHHDFKRANGYSELEIAQKRTALENVMRTDDLATHTKRLKQAGFRHVTPWFQCFNFFSLIAIK encoded by the coding sequence ATGCCGCGCTCTGAAACCGATCTTATTTTTTCTAATAAACAAAGTAAAATTAAGGATTTTGCCTTTGATGCTCAAGTAGTTGAAGTATTCCCCGATATGATCTCACGCTCAGTTCCCGGGTATGCCACTATCATTGAGACTATCGGTCGGTTAAGTCAGCAATATGTCACCAATAATAGTAATGTGTATGACTTAGGCTGTTCTCTTGGCGCAGCAACGTTAGCAATGCGTAAAGCAATCACCGCCAAACACTGTAAAATCATTGGTATCGATAATTCTGCTGCCATGGTGGAGCGTTGTAAAATGCACATCAATGCCTTTAAAGGTGAAACGCCGGTAGAAATCATCGAAGATAACATCCTTAATACTGAGATCACTAATGCCTCAATGGCCGTATTAAACTTTACCTTACAGTTTGTCGAACCTGAACAACGCCAAAGCATGCTAAATAATATTGCCCAAGGGTTGCTGCCGGGAGGCATATTAGTATTATCAGAAAAAATTCGCGCAGAGGACCGAACCTGCGATGAACTATTAGTGGATTTACATCACGATTTTAAACGGGCAAATGGCTATAGCGAATTGGAAATAGCCCAAAAACGTACCGCGCTAGAAAATGTGATGCGGACCGATGATTTAGCCACTCATACTAAGCGCCTGAAGCAAGCGGGTTTTCGCCATGTCACTCCTTGGTTTCAATGTTTTAACTTTTTCTCACTGATCGCTATCAAATAA
- a CDS encoding anti-phage deoxyguanosine triphosphatase, producing the protein MNDIWSERQLTKLVQRKDDHRSPFQRDRARILHSAAFRRLQSKTQVMGSGQSDFYRTRLTHSLEAAQIGSGISAQLRNKYPELSAALFPNDDTLIESLCLAHDIGHPPFGHGGEVALNFMMRNHGGFEGNGQTFRIVSYLEPFSEHHGMNLARRTLLGLVKYPQTLDQLSNNKSPTIPDNFRQLKAADWHPAKGLFQDDINTLNWLLAPLSDADRQLFQQSQQQENAHSKTLYKSLDCSIMELADDIAYGIHDLEDAIVTGVVQQADFEQYVIAPLTELDDSWLQQLTQELSAQLFSQKTYQQKEAIGGLVNYLITAIVLVDLNKKLQLTFNEPLLRYNAKHPPNACKVLQIFKRFVFDFVIKRTEIQHHEYRGQQIVMELFEALASDPQRLLPKNALHAYKQAETNGLNSYRVIADYVAGMTDDFATHLYQSLFIPSNTLSRHDLHG; encoded by the coding sequence ATGAACGACATTTGGTCTGAACGGCAATTAACCAAACTGGTCCAGCGTAAAGACGATCACCGCAGCCCTTTTCAACGTGACCGGGCTAGAATACTGCACTCTGCAGCATTTAGGCGACTCCAATCAAAAACTCAGGTTATGGGCAGTGGTCAAAGTGATTTCTATCGTACTCGACTGACCCATTCACTGGAAGCAGCGCAAATTGGCTCTGGCATCAGCGCTCAGTTAAGAAATAAATACCCTGAGCTCAGTGCGGCACTTTTTCCTAATGACGACACCCTAATTGAATCTTTATGCCTTGCCCATGATATCGGTCACCCCCCTTTTGGTCACGGTGGTGAAGTAGCACTGAACTTTATGATGAGAAATCACGGTGGCTTTGAAGGTAACGGCCAAACATTTCGTATTGTTTCCTACCTTGAACCCTTTAGCGAACATCACGGCATGAATTTGGCGCGCCGAACTTTATTGGGATTAGTCAAATACCCACAAACTTTAGATCAACTCAGTAATAATAAAAGCCCCACTATTCCTGATAACTTTCGCCAGCTGAAAGCCGCTGACTGGCATCCAGCAAAAGGCCTGTTTCAAGACGATATTAATACCTTAAACTGGCTGTTAGCTCCATTATCAGACGCAGATCGGCAGCTCTTTCAGCAAAGCCAGCAACAAGAAAATGCTCATAGCAAAACCTTATATAAATCGTTAGATTGTTCAATTATGGAGTTGGCAGATGATATTGCTTATGGCATTCATGATTTAGAAGATGCCATTGTTACTGGCGTGGTACAGCAAGCCGATTTTGAACAATATGTTATTGCACCACTAACAGAACTTGATGACTCTTGGCTACAGCAACTCACTCAGGAGCTATCGGCACAATTATTTAGCCAAAAAACTTATCAGCAAAAAGAAGCAATTGGCGGCTTAGTGAATTACCTGATCACCGCTATTGTACTGGTCGATTTAAATAAAAAGCTGCAGTTAACTTTTAACGAGCCATTATTAAGATACAATGCCAAGCATCCACCAAATGCATGCAAAGTATTGCAAATATTCAAACGCTTTGTCTTTGATTTTGTTATCAAACGCACGGAAATCCAACATCACGAATACCGAGGTCAGCAAATCGTGATGGAATTATTTGAAGCGCTCGCCTCTGACCCACAAAGATTGCTACCTAAAAACGCCTTACATGCTTACAAGCAGGCCGAGACCAATGGCTTAAACAGCTACAGGGTGATCGCCGACTATGTTGCCGGCATGACAGATGACTTTGCCACCCATCTCTATCAAAGCCTGTTTATCCCAAGTAATACACTTAGCCGCCATGACTTACACGGTTAA
- a CDS encoding patatin-like phospholipase family protein — MIEIFAGKTALNTIKEQGFKQELFSTFLGASGGPKWFILYQLDRYLFGEFFHGRTQTLNILGSSAGAFRAACFAQEDPVAAIERLATHYSQTVYSAKANAAEITTKAKELLALMLGEHGEQEIINNPIFKAHFIVAKSNGFTASENKWLQGAGLFASYGLNRLNRKLLRTQYQRFVFQPQSSNLSFSDPSAFTTKQLALTGENLQLALLASGSIPLVMQGVKDIPGSPPGMYRDGGIIDYHFDIKIDNPGLVLYPHFNAQPKAGWFDKNLKRQVTPKNYDNVVLVCPSKKFIASLPYGKIPDRNDFTEMQATTRIKYWQTVLAQTEQMAQQLAAVIETQALDCIQPFVCD; from the coding sequence ATGATAGAAATTTTTGCTGGCAAAACTGCGCTTAACACGATTAAAGAACAAGGTTTTAAGCAAGAGCTGTTTTCCACTTTTCTTGGTGCCAGTGGTGGGCCTAAATGGTTTATCTTGTATCAGCTTGACCGCTATTTGTTTGGCGAGTTTTTTCATGGTCGGACTCAAACGCTCAATATCCTAGGCTCAAGTGCTGGCGCATTTCGTGCCGCTTGTTTTGCACAAGAGGATCCGGTCGCGGCGATTGAACGTTTAGCGACTCACTATTCGCAAACCGTTTATTCTGCTAAGGCAAATGCCGCTGAAATCACGACAAAAGCGAAAGAGTTATTGGCGTTGATGCTGGGTGAGCATGGTGAGCAGGAAATCATTAATAACCCAATATTTAAAGCACACTTTATTGTTGCTAAAAGTAATGGTTTTACTGCCAGTGAAAATAAGTGGTTGCAGGGGGCGGGTTTGTTTGCCAGTTATGGCCTCAATCGGCTTAATCGTAAGTTGTTGCGCACTCAGTATCAACGTTTTGTTTTTCAGCCACAAAGCAGTAATTTAAGCTTTTCAGATCCAAGCGCTTTTACCACTAAACAGCTTGCCTTAACTGGTGAAAACCTTCAGCTGGCGTTATTGGCTTCAGGCTCCATTCCGCTGGTGATGCAAGGAGTTAAAGACATTCCAGGCTCGCCTCCAGGCATGTATCGTGATGGCGGCATTATTGATTATCACTTTGATATTAAAATTGATAATCCTGGGTTAGTGTTATATCCGCATTTTAATGCCCAGCCTAAGGCGGGTTGGTTTGATAAAAACCTGAAACGACAAGTCACGCCGAAAAACTATGACAATGTGGTATTGGTTTGTCCGTCGAAGAAATTTATTGCCTCACTGCCTTATGGAAAAATTCCTGATCGTAATGATTTTACTGAAATGCAAGCAACAACGCGGATTAAATACTGGCAAACGGTGTTGGCGCAAACGGAGCAAATGGCGCAGCAGCTAGCAGCTGTTATTGAGACGCAGGCGTTAGATTGCATTCAGCCATTTGTTTGTGACTGA
- a CDS encoding substrate-binding periplasmic protein, translating into MQIQSLFCLFLLLVLPLFSEAKQTEETIEMVAGLAKAPFITDEQGHGMQLDILKAALAFDELDVKFLQMPLGRNITGFQRLNADGVTTLPQDYQHPALHLSTPYISYQNVAVSLAESQLSIEKIADLSGKHVVAFQNARKFLGDKYSETVAYLLDYREIGDQKQQIEMLFLRRAEVIILDTNILKYFIKHHHQAIYDKPITVHYIFNQRNYVAGFRSPAIRDKFNRGIKRLKENGSYQDMLNNYLN; encoded by the coding sequence ATGCAAATTCAATCACTCTTCTGCCTGTTTCTTTTGTTAGTACTACCTTTGTTTAGCGAGGCAAAGCAAACCGAAGAAACAATTGAAATGGTGGCGGGATTAGCAAAGGCACCTTTTATTACCGATGAGCAAGGTCATGGCATGCAGCTCGATATTCTCAAGGCGGCACTGGCATTTGATGAGCTGGATGTTAAGTTTTTACAAATGCCGCTTGGTCGTAATATTACAGGTTTTCAACGTTTAAATGCGGATGGCGTCACCACTTTGCCACAAGATTACCAGCATCCTGCCTTACATTTATCTACCCCTTATATTAGTTATCAGAATGTGGCCGTCAGTTTAGCCGAAAGTCAGCTGTCGATTGAGAAAATAGCCGATCTTTCGGGTAAGCATGTGGTCGCTTTTCAAAATGCGCGAAAATTCTTAGGGGATAAGTACAGTGAAACGGTCGCGTATTTGCTGGATTACCGAGAAATAGGTGATCAAAAGCAGCAAATTGAAATGTTATTTCTCCGTCGTGCTGAAGTGATTATTCTGGATACTAATATTTTAAAATATTTTATTAAACACCATCACCAAGCTATCTATGATAAGCCGATCACCGTGCATTATATTTTTAATCAACGTAATTATGTCGCCGGTTTCCGTTCACCAGCAATTCGCGATAAATTTAATCGTGGCATTAAACGGCTAAAAGAAAATGGTAGCTATCAGGATATGTTAAATAACTACCTTAATTAG
- a CDS encoding PhzF family phenazine biosynthesis protein has translation MSTSLPIYQIDAFAKQRFQGNPAAVVPLTHWLSDELLQAIAQENNLSETAFYLRNGEQYQLRWFTPAAEVDLCGHATLAAAEVIFNYSDHTEDSITFSSRSGPLTVTKTAQGMLMDFPATQPEEIKAPAHLLAPDVQGVVEVVAGFDYIIVMENEQQVVDFQPDFLAWRQLDLRGVVITAPGEQNDFVSRCFFPKLDVNEDPVTGSAHCQLAPYWAKKLAKTHLNAKQLSERSGEVICQIKEQRVELIGQCVAYLKGEISI, from the coding sequence ATGTCAACAAGTTTACCTATTTATCAAATTGATGCCTTTGCTAAACAAAGGTTTCAGGGCAATCCCGCTGCAGTTGTACCTTTAACTCATTGGCTCAGCGATGAGTTGTTGCAGGCAATTGCCCAGGAAAATAATTTATCGGAAACTGCGTTTTACCTGCGAAACGGTGAGCAATACCAGCTCCGTTGGTTTACCCCTGCAGCAGAAGTCGATTTATGTGGTCATGCGACATTAGCAGCGGCCGAAGTGATATTTAACTATAGCGATCATACTGAGGATTCAATTACCTTTTCCAGTCGCAGTGGTCCGTTAACCGTGACTAAAACAGCGCAGGGGATGTTGATGGATTTTCCTGCGACACAGCCTGAGGAGATTAAAGCACCTGCGCATTTATTAGCGCCAGATGTTCAAGGTGTCGTCGAGGTTGTTGCTGGGTTTGATTATATCATTGTTATGGAAAATGAGCAGCAGGTAGTTGATTTTCAGCCTGATTTTCTTGCTTGGCGCCAGTTAGATTTACGCGGTGTAGTGATCACAGCGCCTGGCGAGCAGAATGATTTTGTATCTCGCTGTTTCTTTCCTAAACTCGACGTTAATGAAGATCCAGTTACTGGTTCGGCGCATTGCCAGCTAGCGCCTTACTGGGCGAAAAAATTAGCTAAAACTCACCTAAATGCCAAGCAATTATCTGAACGTAGTGGTGAAGTGATTTGTCAGATTAAGGAACAACGGGTTGAACTGATCGGTCAGTGTGTGGCTTATCTTAAAGGTGAAATCAGCATTTAG
- a CDS encoding transporter substrate-binding domain-containing protein, which translates to MLLTRLQSILVSNLVLIGLLISSELFAQTTIDSSRPLSVAVNQTSYPYHFQDSQGLAAGIMVDLWKLWAKKQQVELEFVISPWQQTIDKVKSGTIDIHAGMEQTPKRNEFFSFSAPFFELNNYIRVQRDLVNLTSVEQLLPFTIGVVAGSSHVEQLALLHPKLKLRQYKSRFALYSAALAGEVAAFSNLDKLSENYPRYNDLQLQFPAYKRVLFAQGKYVAAVEKGNQALIEFIEQGFNRISPQEKVAIEKKWLGVAKKNDVLTLVFTPELPPYMAISPSGKPQGLFIDIWRFWAELMGVEIEFVPQSMTDAIEVITQGGADIHIAYPENDLANANLSAAQQIYAVASNVYLPNHMTKLNRLSQLAGQKLGVLKAAPYLQGLKKNYPQIQLMTYRHYQDMIRAAEVGAIDAMLGSVENMQMELSLANLSEQYYSFERSPFISPIYALTQKDNSRLAEIVRDGFNLMPVEKLIEIEKRWLSQPGDGYYQMNANQVTLTNKEYDFIAQHPVINMGINRDWRPVEFVDQNGVVQGINIDVNRLIEQRTGVNFTYTLFDSWNEMLSALQAKKVDVLGSATPTEERKKSLLFSDTYWDMPWVVIHQRQEGKLSSIKDFYGKELAIIRGYHLINKIRQHHPNVNLRLVDNDEEGLLAVKRGVVQGLIENIATASELIGRESLVTLDMSVVDEFNVDQNSFAIRNDWPELKSILDKALLSITSNEQQQIYEKWFAINLATGLDKDTVLKLSAQIGIIILVIIIVIVIWNRRLYQEIKARKSLEAKMKHMATHDELTGLANRVLLKDRMMAAISFHKRQSLMLSVLFIDLDGFKNINDTYGHDVGDELLVEVAKRLKGCVRQSDTIVRFGGDEFVLLLTGLHRREEAGFIADKVLKLVQQPFELSKVEARIGCSIGIAIYPEDGTSESDLLKEADSLMYKVKMSGKNHYVFN; encoded by the coding sequence ATGCTGCTAACTCGCTTACAATCAATATTAGTATCTAACTTGGTACTTATTGGTTTACTGATCAGTAGTGAGCTTTTCGCGCAAACGACTATTGATAGCAGTCGCCCTCTGAGCGTCGCCGTTAATCAAACATCCTATCCCTACCATTTTCAAGATAGTCAAGGACTAGCCGCCGGCATTATGGTGGATTTGTGGAAGTTATGGGCGAAGAAGCAACAAGTTGAACTTGAGTTTGTTATTTCACCCTGGCAGCAAACAATAGATAAGGTCAAATCAGGTACTATTGATATTCATGCGGGGATGGAGCAAACGCCAAAACGTAATGAGTTTTTTAGCTTTAGTGCACCATTTTTTGAATTAAATAATTATATTAGGGTGCAGCGGGATCTTGTGAATCTGACCTCCGTTGAACAATTATTACCTTTTACTATCGGCGTGGTTGCCGGTTCCAGTCATGTTGAACAGCTCGCGTTATTGCATCCAAAATTAAAGTTACGCCAATATAAAAGTCGTTTTGCGCTATATAGTGCCGCGCTGGCAGGTGAGGTGGCTGCATTTTCTAATTTAGATAAGTTGTCGGAAAATTATCCTCGCTATAACGATCTACAATTGCAATTTCCTGCTTATAAACGAGTATTATTTGCTCAGGGGAAATATGTTGCCGCTGTTGAGAAAGGTAATCAGGCATTAATTGAATTTATTGAACAAGGTTTTAATCGTATAAGCCCGCAAGAAAAAGTGGCGATTGAAAAAAAATGGCTTGGAGTGGCGAAAAAAAATGACGTATTAACGTTAGTTTTTACTCCGGAACTACCGCCTTATATGGCGATTTCTCCCTCAGGAAAACCTCAAGGTTTATTTATTGATATCTGGCGCTTTTGGGCAGAGCTCATGGGAGTTGAAATAGAATTCGTTCCTCAATCAATGACAGATGCCATTGAGGTGATCACGCAAGGGGGGGCGGATATTCATATCGCCTATCCGGAAAATGATCTGGCAAATGCAAACTTATCAGCGGCACAGCAAATTTATGCGGTTGCTTCTAATGTTTATTTGCCGAATCACATGACAAAGCTCAATCGCTTGTCGCAGCTTGCGGGTCAGAAACTTGGGGTCTTAAAAGCGGCTCCCTATTTGCAAGGTCTTAAAAAGAACTATCCTCAGATTCAATTGATGACCTATCGACATTACCAAGACATGATACGGGCGGCAGAAGTTGGTGCGATAGATGCTATGTTGGGGTCGGTTGAGAATATGCAAATGGAACTCAGTTTGGCGAATTTAAGCGAGCAGTATTACAGCTTTGAACGTAGTCCATTCATCTCACCAATATATGCATTGACGCAAAAAGATAACAGTCGACTAGCTGAAATAGTCAGAGACGGCTTTAACCTGATGCCTGTGGAAAAACTAATCGAGATTGAAAAACGCTGGTTGTCACAACCTGGTGATGGCTATTATCAAATGAATGCCAATCAGGTGACGCTAACCAATAAAGAATATGACTTTATTGCCCAGCACCCAGTGATCAATATGGGCATTAATCGTGATTGGCGTCCAGTTGAATTTGTCGATCAAAATGGAGTGGTTCAAGGGATTAATATTGATGTTAACCGCCTGATAGAACAGCGAACAGGCGTTAATTTTACCTATACCTTATTTGATAGTTGGAATGAAATGTTAAGTGCGCTGCAGGCGAAAAAAGTGGATGTGTTAGGTAGTGCGACGCCGACAGAAGAACGTAAAAAATCTTTACTCTTTAGCGACACATACTGGGATATGCCTTGGGTGGTGATCCATCAGCGACAAGAAGGAAAACTCTCCAGTATTAAAGATTTTTATGGTAAAGAACTGGCGATTATTAGAGGTTATCATCTGATCAATAAGATACGTCAACATCATCCTAACGTTAATTTACGTCTGGTTGATAATGACGAAGAAGGTTTGCTTGCGGTGAAGCGCGGGGTCGTACAGGGCTTGATTGAAAATATCGCGACAGCATCTGAGCTTATTGGCAGGGAAAGCTTAGTGACCTTGGATATGTCTGTGGTAGATGAGTTTAACGTTGACCAAAATAGTTTTGCTATTCGTAACGATTGGCCCGAATTAAAATCAATTTTGGATAAAGCGTTGTTATCGATCACCAGCAACGAACAACAACAGATATATGAAAAATGGTTTGCCATTAATCTAGCCACAGGGTTGGACAAAGATACCGTGTTGAAGTTATCCGCTCAGATAGGCATCATCATTTTAGTGATCATCATCGTCATAGTTATCTGGAATCGCAGGTTATATCAGGAGATAAAAGCAAGAAAGTCACTCGAAGCTAAAATGAAACATATGGCGACTCATGACGAATTAACCGGGCTGGCAAACCGGGTATTATTAAAAGATAGAATGATGGCGGCGATCAGCTTTCATAAGCGGCAATCATTAATGCTCTCGGTATTGTTTATTGATTTAGATGGTTTTAAAAATATTAATGACACATATGGTCATGACGTTGGCGATGAACTGTTAGTGGAAGTTGCAAAACGGCTAAAAGGCTGTGTCAGGCAGTCAGATACCATAGTACGTTTTGGTGGCGATGAATTTGTTTTATTGTTAACCGGGTTACATCGTCGGGAAGAAGCAGGATTTATCGCAGATAAAGTGCTGAAATTGGTACAGCAACCGTTTGAATTATCAAAAGTTGAGGCAAGAATTGGTTGTAGTATTGGTATTGCTATATATCCTGAAGATGGCACCTCGGAATCAGATCTACTCAAAGAAGCTGACTCCCTGATGTATAAAGTGAAAATGTCAGGGAAAAATCACTACGTATTTAATTAG